In the genome of Oncorhynchus nerka isolate Pitt River linkage group LG27, Oner_Uvic_2.0, whole genome shotgun sequence, the window agatataacgtgatttgacgtaattttatctgtggccaatgaccttgagccttcttggatgggcacatcTTATGTAACTCTATGGTAGCATCCAAGGGGCTAAAGTTTTCGAGGTCTACCCTTAAGACTTttcggtgacgtagtgtccccatgagtgacagaacactgagccaatcacggcgcaatgcTCTGTGatgtaccctagtggttagaacgttggactagtaactgaaaggttgcaagatcgaatccccgagctgacaaggtaaaaatctgtcgttctgcccctgaacaaggcagttaacccactgttcctagaccgtcattgaaaataagaatttgttatatatttttatatatatttatacaggcAAGCCTATATTtctatatttaaaatatatatttttttacattgtttgcaaactgatatgtgacactgATATGGGACATTAATGCCAAAagaacatgcaaaacaggcaagcctattgctctgccccacctgccctgaatgacgggtcgccattGGCAGTTGGCTAAGTGAAAGAGAAAGTCTGACAGACTCAATTCTTGCTATACAATCGGCTAAGTGGAAGGGAAAGTCTGACAGACTCACTTTTTGCTATGCGAGGCTACACTATCAAAATAATGGGCaaactgtctgtctttctgtttgtTCTGTCGTTTTACACCATTGTCAACGCAGGTAAGGGTTTAACTTTGTCGCTTACTCACTTACTCATTTAATGATTTATTAGACAATGTAAAATGTCCATAACTGTTTACAGGGTTGGGGAGTAGTGTGCCGACTATACTGATATCATTTATAGTTGATATCTAGGCTAAATGGCGCATTGATGATgcgaatcacactgctgctctctatATCTTCTTGGCTGCATTCCAAACACTTGAAAGACACTGGCCTATCCCCTGtgccctcaaattaagtggacacttctgatgacgtatcATGACTTCTGACGGgtatacacttgcagggcaaggggcAATCATCGCGGGATGAACGAGTGACGAATTTCCGGGCAAgtccatttaaaaatcattccCTCCTCCCTTGCTCGGAAATTCGTCACTCGTTCATCCCACGTTGTGTTTTCAGCCACATGtagcttgtgggtgctttatatgcgctacagtcaattatgatttTATGTCTACTTAAATTTACTATATAATTATTAattatataataattattattatgccTAATGTATGATCGCTAtcaaattaattagctaactaacgttatttCTCCAATTTCCAAAAGCTGACCGAACAAAAACATTACTTTTACGAGATGTGTTTGTGCCGtcatgtgcattagtagcacCATTTCTGACTTATTTACATTGGTTTTTACTTACATTTGTATGTTGACTCCATATTGACGTTGAGGTTTTACGTTTTTGCTGACTTTTCTTAGCAGATGTACAAACATCGTGAATTGAATTATGGGGTTTATAAAGGCCTCAAAGTGAACACaattgtacactcgcaaactccattaaaaacgagggctgaggggcttatGTTGCAAACGTCCCTGATTGGCTAATCGTTTGGACCGACGACAAATATGGCTgcggggattcccccaagggcataaggcgagggtaagtggacgagggtGTCTTTTATGAGTTTGAAACGCAGctctagtcagttgcacaactgaatgcagtCAACTGAAATGTGAGAATATGCCCCAGTagacagccagtgaaaatgcGCTCCAACAGCAGCTGCGGATCCCAACCTTTGGaatgaacgtttgagttcctcccttctaaactcccctgTGGTATTGTGCTCCATACGTCTTCAACTAGTTTCATTTAAGAAGACCACCAGTGGGGCTTTTATTTTCTTCATGGAAAATTACCATCTTGTTTTTCTTTCTCAACGAGAAGCAATGagtccaatcagtcctccattacaacaaaataaaaaataacagatTAGGCTAATTAgtgggttatgctcaggtaaaacaatttggctaatctatgtTTCCATTTTATCTTATAAAATGTCAAATGTCCACAATAATTTCACTTCTCTCCCAGGTCCAGGATCACATTCTCTGTGGGCACTTGCAACCTACATCACCGGAGAGACGCCTTTCCCTGAGTTTACGGTTGTGTTAATGTTGGATGATGTTCAAGTGGGTTACTATGACTCCAATGACAAACAGTCTGTCTACAGGGGACAACATATCACAGAAAAAAACAAGGACGATGAAGCTCAGGATGGAGCTTATGTATTTGGAGTAATATACCAGAGCATGAAAGACAGATCATTTGAACTAAAGCACCACTTTAATCTCACGGAAGGTGTTCAAGTCCAGCAAAAATTAACTGGCTGTGAGATGTTGGACAATGGAGAACCAGCCTTGGTCATGTTTAAGGATGCGTTCAATGCCATTTATACAGATCGAACATTATATTACAACATGACACATTTTACGTACGATGCTGGGAAACTACTACTAGGATGGGATGGGATAAGGCAAGCATATGAAAGAACACTTTATGAGAATGTTTACCTTCCTATTTGTATAAAATCACTGAAAAAAATCctgaagagagagaagaacgTTGTGATGCGTAAAGTTCCTCCCAGACTCAGGTTGATAAAGAAAGAGGTTTCTGGAGGGTTTCAGATGAGCTGCTTGGCGTTTGGTTTCTACCCCCGCCACATCAACATGACCCTGCTGAGAGACGGCCAGCCAGTGGCAGAACAGGAGCTGACAGGGGGGGAGGTGCTGCCTAGTGGAGATGGGACCTACCAGCTGAGGAAGAGTCTGGAGGTCAGTACTGAGGAGCTAAAGAAGAGACACAACTACACCTGTACTGCCTCTCACCTCAGTCTGGACAACAAGCTGGATGTCAGTTGGGAGTCTGGGGCAGAGAGAGTTCACCTATCCACCCTCTCAGTTCTACTGGTGATGCTGCTGATTGTTATTATATTGGGCATTTTCATTTGTGTTAAAAGGAGGTGGAGTAACACTGCCTCACAGTCTAAACTGGTCAACGTTGATGCAACAGTGTCAGAGGAAATGATCCTGTCTTCAGATTCTGAGATTTAATCAAATGTTGGGACAGAACTTTTCAGAACAATTCAGCTAAATTCACAAAATAGGACTACCCCCACTATTATAATTTTTATTATTATTGCAGTATtaaagatgtaggatcttaatttgagccagtacGCGACAGCAGGAAAACAACACTGCAGCCACAGGAAAAATCCTAcatgttttacatttcctgcaacagggaaacaggcacaaaatGTGTGAATGGTTCTGTTATTGTCAGTCAGTCTTCCCTTCCTCTCAACAAAGGACTGTAAAGGATCAGTTTGGGGAGACTGTTGACAATAACCAACATCTGGGCATTAGTCCAGATCTGCATTTATATACTTTATAGGCTGGTTTGGCATCCTGAGCATTAACAATTGTAATCTGGTAGTTATTTCTGTTATGTAATCTGTCATTTCTAATCATGACTATTCATTAATTTCAGAATGCACTCTACATCTGTGCTGTATCAGCTGATATCCAGTATCTTAACCAGAAGGAGATCATGTGATCATGTGTATGAGGTCTGTTTATTATTGGAATGTCTTTacagtgtctctgtgttgtaTTGTATGTAGTGTTTGTTACCCCCAGGCTGTACAGTAATACCTTTATTACAGACAATAACATGTAGCTGAATTTATTACTGCATTGATTCATGTTAACTACAACATTAATGAATGTAATAAAGCAATGCCAAGTATACCATAACTTCTCTCAGGAACTAGTTTATCTCTGTGGAAGGAAGACATCTGACACTCTATTTCACTCCAGTTTAAGACTGGCATGAGTATTAAACTAAGGTCAATGTTATATGCATTATAAACAATTAAACCGTTTTATGATAGGAATCCTTTAGTGGGGAATGAATCTGTATGATCATGTTCAGTGCCATGACTACAATCCTTTTCTGTTTTACAGTATGCACACCGCTCGTTCTAAACATCATTTTTTTAGTGCTACTTTTACCCAGTCAAATATTCAGGCCTACATTTCCACTCCAAGGATGGACCACAACATAAAACATAGCTTTTGAATATAAGGTCTGTTTTAATTAACTGTTATTTTGTATTGGACACCCAATGATACATCAAAAGGCTGAAAATCCAATGTCTCCATTCCACATTTTAAATAAGTATCCCTCCATGTTACCTGCTTCCCAATGAGATCAGCTAGGTCTGATGCACATCACAATTCTGTGTTAGCcctctgagctaaagcctaggacCACTGGCCATATTAGATTCCCTAAACCTGCTTTGTGCATTTTTCCATGTAAAAGCCATAAACATCTTTATCTAACCTACATTCTATTAATTATGTAAAGGGCAGGTGCTCAGAGgatatgttccaaatggcaccctattccctacatggttcactatgggccctggtcaaaagaagtgcactatatagacaatagggtgccatttgggatgcatcatTATCATTGGCTTTAGTAATTCCAGTGACATACATTTTTTTCCTATAATCTCGCAAATCTCCATTttggacgagactgactttatgaccaaagttatcctatttacactttataGTCAATGttgacactagaataaatgtttctgtctcatatcgatgccacacaGGACATTTTCTAAACGAGAAGTGATATTTCAGGGGCAGTCGTGCTTTAATAAAAGGGAGCATAGAAATATCAGAAATAGAACATATATACCGCTTCCCAGACTTGCTTTcattgagaatgacagatctataacgtACATTTCTACGTGAATTTGGTATTGTCTCCCAAAAAGCTACATAACCAACTGTGTAGCACATTGTTATTCATAGCTAAAAGAAAGGGGAAGTCTGTCAGACACACTTGAGAGCTTAGAAACTTGCTACGCGAGGCTACATTTTCTAAATCATGGGCAAACTGTCTGTCTTTTTGTTTGTTCTTTCCTTTTGCACCATAGTCAAGTCAGGTAATATGGACTGTTTACTCTTACCTCAATTAATGATTGTTTTATgttataaaatataaaatgttcATAACTCATTTTAATTTAACTGCTCTCCCAGGTTCAGGATCACATTCTCTGTGGGCACTTGCAACATATATAAGTGGAGAGACGCCTTTCCCTGAGTTTACGGTTGTGGGGATGTTGGATGATGTTTAAGTGACTTACTATGACTCCAACATGAAACACTTCATCTACAGGGGTCATAACACCTCAGACAAAATACATGATGATGAAGCCAAGAACGGAGATTTTGTATTTGGAGTTATGTACCACCACATGAAGGAGAGATACTTCCACCTAAAGCACCACTTGAATCTCACAAGAGGTGTTCAAGTTCAGCAAAGAATGGCTGGCTGTGAGATGTTTGACAATGGTGAACCAGCCCTGATCATAACAAAGAACACTTTCAATGCAGTTTTTGTAGATCATGCGATATATTACAACATGACACATTTTACATATGATGCTGGTAAACTACTTCAAGGATGGGATGGGATGAGGCAAGCACAGGAAAAAAATCTTTATGAGAATGTTTTACTTCCTCTTTGCATCAGAACACTGAAGAGATTCCTGAAGAGGGAGAAGAACGTTGTGATGCGTAAAGTTCCTCCCAGACTCAGATTGATAAAGAAAGAGGTCTCTGGAGGGTTCCAGGTGAGCTGCCTGGCGTTTGGTTTCTACCCCCGCCACATCAACATGACCCTGCTGAGAGACGGCCAGCCAGTGGCAGAACAGGATCTGACAGGGGGGGAGGTGCTGCCTAGTGGAGACGGGACCTACCAGCTGAGGAAGAGTCTGGAGGTCAGTACTGAGGAGCTAAAGAAGAGACACAACTACACCTGTACTGCCTCTCACCTCAGTCTGGACAACAAGCTGGATGTCAGTTGGGAGTCTGGGGCAGAGAGAGTTCACCTATCCACCCTCTCAGTTCTACTGGTGATGCTGCTGGTTGTTATACTATTGGGCATTTTCATTTGTGTCAAAAGGAGGTGGAGtaatactgcctcccagtctaaaCTGTCTTCAGATTCTGAGACCTAATAAAATATTGGGACACTGATTCAACTTTGTCAATTCAGCTCAATTCACAATGAAAATATGACTGCCAGAGCAAAAGATTGTTATTGTTGGTCAATCTTCCCTTCCCCTCAACAAAGGACTGTAAAGGATCAGCTTGTGGAGACTGTTGACAATAACCAACATCTGGGCATTAGTCCAGATCTGTAATTTCCAATCATGACTATTCATTCATTTCACAATGCACTCTATATCTGTGCTATATCAGCTGATATCCAGTATCTTAACCAGAAGGAGATCATGTGATCATGTGTATGAGGTCTGTTTATTATTGGAATGTCTTTacagtgtctctgtgttgtaTTGTATGTAGTGTTTGTTACCCCCAGGCTGTACAGTAATACCTTTATTACAGACAATAACATGTAGACTAATcgaatgtagggaatagggtgccatttgggacatatccgTATTTactgtgtaacggctttcttccgctgaaggagaggaggaccaaaattcagcgtggttagtgttcaacatcttTAATATAGACGATCAatgagaacactacaaaatacaaaacaataaatgtgaaaaccgaaacagtcctatctggtgcaatgacacaaagacagaagacaatcacccacaaaatacccacagaatatggctgcctgaatatggttcccaatcagagacaaagatagacagctgcctctaatcgagaaccaatctaggcaaccatagacctccaaactacctagaaaggaaacagccccataaacatacaaaaacccctagaccagtCAAAACACATacatccccatgtcacaccctgacctaaccaaaataataaagaaaacaaagataactaaggccaggacGTGACATACTGGCTTTAGTCAATTAAGTTCCCCAGGTCTGCACACTCCAATGTTTTACCATTTAAAAACCTAAAGGTAGAAAAAAAGCTTAATTGTATTTGTCTTGGAGACTGATGCCTAATAAAGAGTAAATTTCATTTACAATCTGAAATGAGTCAGAGTTAGTGCTTCTACCCTTTTCCAAATCAAGTATTGTTCATTGTGAAACTTGCCTGGTTGTCGTTCATACTTCCTGAAATTGCACTGGGGGCACAAAATAACCCAAAATATAtccacatctgacacacacacaggcacacagtcacacacacaggccGGTACGGACAGACTTGGAGGTCAGGGGCTCCTAGATAGCATGTGAGAAGAAAAAgtttagaattgcaggaaatcagctttaaaactgcaacattttattttagcctcatgacaaaatgtgtagaatagcattataaaactgcaaaatgttgtctccgcaccatggcaaaatgtgtagaatagcattataaaactgcaaaatgttgtctccgcaccatggcaaaatgtgtagaatagcattataaaactgcaaaatgttgtctccgcaccatggcaaaatgtgtagaatagcattataaaactgcaaaatgttgtctccgcaccatggcaaaatgtgtagaatagcattataaaactgcaaaatgttgtctccgcaccatggcaaaatgtgttgaaatgTAGGAAGTTAGCTGATTCCTCTCcccctcatggcaaaatgtgttgaaatgTAGGAAGTTAGCTGATTCCTCTCcccctcatggcaaaatgtgttgaaatgTAGGAAGTTAGCTGATTCCTCTCcccctcatggcaaaatgtgttgaaatgTAGGAAGTTAGCTGATTCCTCTCcccctcatggcaaaatgtgttgaaatgTAGGAAGTTAGCTGATTCCTCTCcccctcatggcaaaatgtgttgaaatgTAGGAAGTTAGCTGATTCCTCTCCccctcatgacaaaatgtgtagaaatgtAGGAAGTTAGCTGATTCCTCTCcccctcatggcaaaatgtgtagaaatgtAGGAAGTTAGCTGATTCCTCTCcccctcatggcaaaatgtgtagaaatgtAGGAAGTTAGCTGATTCCTCTCcccctcatggcaaaatgtgtagaaatgtAGGAAGTTAGCTGATTCCTCTCcccctcatggcaaaatgtgtagaaatgtAGGAAGTTAGCTGATTCCCCCTCTATCTTTTGCCAATTATTTGGATCTCAATCCTGATACAATTCGGCTCCACATGTGACCTCAGTCTGGAAGCTCAAAAATCAGATTTGTTTTGCTCTGAAGTATTTGTACATGACCTGCCATTACCATGACAACCATCCCAAAATGTTTAAGGAACAGTGACAGGAAATGAGCATTGCATCTGTGTGCTACTACAGAGGCTACATCCTGAACGTGCAAATCTGATATGGGTCACATGTTAAATTGAGTGTGGACAGTTAGAAAAAAGATTAGATATTTACCAGTTAATCCAATAGCAAACAATGTAAGATACAGTACGTGTTTCAAATGGCCCTTAGAAGTGCAGAAAgtaatacactacagtagattACACCGTTTTCACATTAGGCAATGCACTTACATTACCCAACACAATTGACAGAAAATCTATAATTCCCATATATATCCAATGTGTAATCAAAGATGTGATCAGTGAAGACATCCTGTACATTCATTCATGCAAATTTAGATGTTTTAAATTGTTCCGATATAATTGCAACAGAGGTGTACTGTCTGTAATCAAATGTAAGAAATTTAATTAAACAAATTAAATGAGAATGAAAACAAAACAACATTTAGCAGGCATTCATTTGCATCAAGCCTGTCTGACTAATTGGGCCAtacattctcatccacatcacagtgAATGTGCTCATTGTTCATGCACCGTGGGAGAAACCTTTCGGCATGGCGAATCCAAGCTTGACAATGGTCTGCATTGATGTCATTGCATGCCTCGTCCATGGCCAGAAGGAGGGTGGCACACTCATGGGGATggcgatcgtacaccttccacctccatgctgaaaggAGAGTATGGTGGCAGGTATAGGGTCATGAATCGGCGATGGGCCCGAAACCATGCCTGAACCACCTCTacatggtggaacctgacattgTCCCACAGAATGACATAGGTGACCCCTTCACCTTGACTGATCTGCTTAATTTCATTGCGTTGTAGGATCCAAGTAATGGCCTACGTCCTAACACACCATCTTCAGAGATAGGGCGCATATGGAGATGTTTCCCCCACGTTGTCCAGGCACTTGGACATTACATTTCACACTAAACATATATTTTGAATAAATGGTTGTGTGGTGAGAGATGTTTACAATCCACATGAATGAACAATGAATGAAAGACTGGCGGTGTTACATGTGTGATCAGTTTGTAGTTTTGCACtaagagttgtgaaaatgtaccacatatAAGTGAAAATAGTACCAAAGCGATAAAAAGAAAAGCTGTAATGAAACAAGTCTTCTTGATTATCTGGCATTTCTAACCAGATCCTTCCTCAGCAGCTCTGTCCTTCTGAGTGTAACGAAACAGTGGATTTCCTATTCTACCAGCCACTGCCCAGACGATGCCATTGATTTACACTGTTGCAGAAGGCTACAGAGACTAGTCTATGGAAGGAAACGCCAAACATGGTCGTCTGCAGGACACGTCACCTGGTGATGAAGTGATTCCTTTTTTCCTCTCATGTTTGTTGTATTCACATGTTTTGAAATACATTTTCCGTGCCAACTTATTGACTAGTGCTGTGTGTTAAATAATTGAAGTGTGCACTGGAAATGAAGAAGATAAATGTTGATTGACAGATTTTACACGAGGCATCTTCATGCCCAACCTGTGCAGTGTGATAAATGTAAACTATTTGGCCATGTGTCAAGTGTATGTAGACAGCAGGAGTATCGTATGCCAGTTGAGCCTAAATGCTGCAATTGTGGTGGTGAACATGTGCCCGAATTCCTGAAGTGTCCTGTTAGGATGAAGGAGACGGAGGTGGTGAGAATAAGGGTTGTCCAGCATGTCTCCTGTCCTGAGGTGGTGAGAATAAGGGTTGTCCAGCATGTCTCCTATACTGAGGTGGTGAAAATAAGGGCTGTCCAGCATGTCTCCTGTCCTGAGGTGGTGAGTATAAGGGCTGTCCAGCATGTCTCCTGTCCTGAGGTGGTGAGAATAAGGGTTGTCCAGCATGTCTCCTATACTGAGGTGGTGAAAATAAGGCCTGTCCAGCATGTCTCCTGTCCTGAGGTGGTGAGAATAAGGGTTGTCCAGCATGTCTCCTATACCGAGGTGGTGAAAATAAGGGCTGTCCAGCATGTCTCCTGTCCTGAGGTGGTGAGAATAAGGGTTGTCCAGCATGTCTCCTATACTGAGGTGGTGAAAATAAGGGCTGTCAAGCATGACTCCTATACTGAGGTGGTGAGAATAAGGGCTGTCAAGCATGACTCCTATACTGAGGTGGTGAGAATAAGGGCTGTCCAGCATGTCTCCTGTCCTGAGGTGGTGAGAATAAGGGCTGTCCAGCATGTCTCCTATACTGAGGTGGTG includes:
- the LOC115125982 gene encoding major histocompatibility complex class I-related gene protein-like isoform X2 — protein: MLDDVQVGYYDSNDKQSVYRGQHITEKNKDDEAQDGAYVFGVIYQSMKDRSFELKHHFNLTEGVQVQQKLTGCEMLDNGEPALVMFKDAFNAIYTDRTLYYNMTHFTYDAGKLLLGWDGIRQAYERTLYENVYLPICIKSLKKILKREKNVVMRKVPPRLRLIKKEVSGGFQMSCLAFGFYPRHINMTLLRDGQPVAEQELTGGEVLPSGDGTYQLRKSLEVSTEELKKRHNYTCTASHLSLDNKLDVSWESGAERVHLSTLSVLLVMLLIVIILGIFICVKRRWSNTASQSKLVNVDATVSEEMILSSDSEI
- the LOC115125982 gene encoding major histocompatibility complex class I-related gene protein-like isoform X1 — protein: MGKLSVFLFVLSFYTIVNAGPGSHSLWALATYITGETPFPEFTVVLMLDDVQVGYYDSNDKQSVYRGQHITEKNKDDEAQDGAYVFGVIYQSMKDRSFELKHHFNLTEGVQVQQKLTGCEMLDNGEPALVMFKDAFNAIYTDRTLYYNMTHFTYDAGKLLLGWDGIRQAYERTLYENVYLPICIKSLKKILKREKNVVMRKVPPRLRLIKKEVSGGFQMSCLAFGFYPRHINMTLLRDGQPVAEQELTGGEVLPSGDGTYQLRKSLEVSTEELKKRHNYTCTASHLSLDNKLDVSWESGAERVHLSTLSVLLVMLLIVIILGIFICVKRRWSNTASQSKLVNVDATVSEEMILSSDSEI